TTACTGTTACTTCAATTCCAGCAGGAATTGTGATAGGTTTTTTTCCAATTCTAGACATTACACTCTCCTACCAAACAGTACAAAGTACTTCTCCACCAACATTAGCAGCAAATGCTTCATCATTTGCAATAATACCTTTGTTAGTTGAAAGAATAATAGTACCGTATCCGTTTTTGAAATTTTTAATTTCAGAAGCTGGTTTATAAACTCTTCTTCCTGGTTTTGAAACTCTTACAATTTCGTTAATTGCTGATTTCTCTTTATCATCATACTTCAATTCAACTTGAATTGTTTTTTTATTATTTTGTCCGTCAATAACTTTGAATCCAGCGATATACTCTTTTTGTAAAAGTACATTCATTACTCCAACAACTGTGTTTGAGTGTAATAATGTTGCAACTTCTAATCTTCTCATTGCAGCATTTCTAATTCTAGTTAAAGCATCTGCGATTAAATCATTCATCATAGCTTTTTTCTCCTACCAACTAGCTTTTCTAACACCAGGTAATAAACCTTCGTTAGCCATTTTTCTTAAACAAACTCTACATAGACCAAAATCTCTATAAACTGAGTGAGGTCTTCCACAAACAGAACATCTTGTGTATGCTCTTACAGCAAATTTAGGTGTTCTTTGTTGTTTAGCGATCATAGATTTCTTTGCCATTACGCTCTTCCTTTAGTAAATGGAATTCCAATTAACTCTAACAATCTATATGACTCAGCATCACTTGTAGCTGTTGTAGCTATTGAAATATTCATCCCGTGTGTTTTAATGATGTTATCATAAACTACTTCTGGGAACATCAATTGCTCATCAAGTCCGAAGTTAAAGTTTCCTCTTCCATCAAATCCATTCTTGTTTAGACCTCTAAAGTCTTTTACTCTTGGTAATGCAATGTTACATAATTTATCTAAAAAGTGATACATTTGCTCACCTCTTAAAGTAACTTTAATACCAACAGGCATTCCTTCTCTTACTTTAAATCCAGCTACAGATTTTTTAGCAATAACTTTAACTGCTCTTTGACCAGCAATTAAAGAGATTGTATCTTGCATATTTTGGATTAATTTAGTATCTTTCATAGCTTCACCAGCACCAACAGAGATAACAACTTTATCAATTTTAGCTGTTAAAGTTTTATTTTTTGGAAACTCTGCTTCAAGAACTGGCTTGATTTCAGCTTTATATTTTTCTAATAATCTTGATGCCATCTTTTACCCTTCCACTTTTGCCACATTTGAAATATCAATTGGCATCTCTTTATTTATAAATCCACCATCTGGATTTTTTTCTTGATCAGGTTTAACAGTTTTTTTAGCAACTTTACAATCTTTTACGATTACTTTGTTTACTTTTGGTAATACTTGTAAAACTTCTCCAGTTTTTCCTTTGTCATCACCAGCAATGATTCTAACTGTATCACCTTTTTTTATTTTTAATTTAATAGCCATTATAGTACCTCCGGTGCAAGTGAAACGATTTTCATAAATCCTGAATATCTAACTTCTCTAGCAACTGGTCCAAAAATTCTTGTTCCAACTGGCTCTCTTTTAGCATCTAAAATAACAGCAGCATTGTCATCAAATCTGATTAATGAACCATTCTCTCTTTGAACTTCTTTATGAGTTCTTACAATTACAGCTTTAACAACTTGACCTTTTTTAATTTTTCCAGTTGGAAGAGCTTTTTTAACAGAAGCAACAATAACATCACCAACAGTTGCATATCTTCTTTTAGAACCACCTAAAACTTTGATACACATAATCTCTTTAGCACCTGTGTTATCTGCTACATTTAATCTTGTAAAACTTTGAATCATTATTTAACTCCTGTAGCAAGGATCGTTTTTAATCTAAAAGATTTAGTTTTAGATAGTGGTCTACATTCAATAGCAATAACACTATCACCAACATTTAATTCATTTTTTTCATCATGAATTAAATATTTTTTAAATCTTTTAACTGTTTTATGATACTTTGGGTGTAAAACTGATCTTGTAACTAAAACAGAAGCTGTTTTATC
Above is a genomic segment from Aliarcobacter cryaerophilus containing:
- the rpsH gene encoding 30S ribosomal protein S8 → MMNDLIADALTRIRNAAMRRLEVATLLHSNTVVGVMNVLLQKEYIAGFKVIDGQNNKKTIQVELKYDDKEKSAINEIVRVSKPGRRVYKPASEIKNFKNGYGTIILSTNKGIIANDEAFAANVGGEVLCTVW
- a CDS encoding type Z 30S ribosomal protein S14 → MAKKSMIAKQQRTPKFAVRAYTRCSVCGRPHSVYRDFGLCRVCLRKMANEGLLPGVRKASW
- the rplE gene encoding 50S ribosomal protein L5 → MASRLLEKYKAEIKPVLEAEFPKNKTLTAKIDKVVISVGAGEAMKDTKLIQNMQDTISLIAGQRAVKVIAKKSVAGFKVREGMPVGIKVTLRGEQMYHFLDKLCNIALPRVKDFRGLNKNGFDGRGNFNFGLDEQLMFPEVVYDNIIKTHGMNISIATTATSDAESYRLLELIGIPFTKGRA
- the rplX gene encoding 50S ribosomal protein L24, giving the protein MAIKLKIKKGDTVRIIAGDDKGKTGEVLQVLPKVNKVIVKDCKVAKKTVKPDQEKNPDGGFINKEMPIDISNVAKVEG
- the rplN gene encoding 50S ribosomal protein L14; this encodes MIQSFTRLNVADNTGAKEIMCIKVLGGSKRRYATVGDVIVASVKKALPTGKIKKGQVVKAVIVRTHKEVQRENGSLIRFDDNAAVILDAKREPVGTRIFGPVAREVRYSGFMKIVSLAPEVL
- the rpsQ gene encoding 30S ribosomal protein S17, whose amino-acid sequence is MTHKREIQGVVVKRSGDKTASVLVTRSVLHPKYHKTVKRFKKYLIHDEKNELNVGDSVIAIECRPLSKTKSFRLKTILATGVK